Proteins found in one Scomber scombrus chromosome 15, fScoSco1.1, whole genome shotgun sequence genomic segment:
- the LOC133995344 gene encoding small nuclear ribonucleoprotein Sm D3, translating to MSIGVPIKVLHEAEGHIVTCETNTGEVYRGKLIEAEDNMNCQMSNITVTYRDGRVAQLEQVYIRGSKIRFLILPDMLKNAPMLKSMKNKNQGSGAGRGKAAILKAQVAARGRGRGGMGRGNIFQKRR from the exons ATGTCCATCGGAGTACCCATCAAGGTCCTGCATGAGGCCGAGGGTCACATCGTGACCTGTGAGACCAACACTGGAGAGGTGTACAGAGGCAAGCTCATAGAGGCTGAGGACAACATGAACTGCCAG ATGTCTAATATCACTGTGACTTACCGTGATGGCCGGGTGGCACAGTTGGAGCAAGTGTACATCCGTGGCAGCAAGATCCGCTTCCTTATCTTACCTGACATGTTAAAGAATGCTCCGATGTTAAAGAGTATGAAGAACAAGAACCAGGGATCAGGCGCAGGAAGGGGCAAGGCGGCAATTCTCAAAGCACAAG TGGCTGCAAGGGGCCGAGGCCGTGGTGGAATGGGAAGAGGCAACATCTTCCAGAAGAGGCGATAA
- the LOC133994999 gene encoding calcium/calmodulin-dependent protein kinase kinase 2-like, with product MFPCHVTPWPSAEPPASCSSHAPPAQPSQPLPDLLCSCPAPPLNTHSETPSPDPMESLIVVTEYEPSRPPGEAGEEEVEEMDSSDTPEPASFVAASFRTPSCDLLSHTVSRQEALLPESQRGRLSLSDRKLSLQERSQTATSPCSSPGLNGRYIYPSLPYSPITSPHSSPRLPRRPTVESHSVSITDLQDCVQLNQYKLKDEIGKGSYGVVKLAYNEDDNTYYAMKVLSKKRLMRQAGFPRRPPPRGARAAPEGPSQPKGPLERVYQEIAILKKLDHPNVVKLVEVLDDPSEDHLYMVFELVKQGAVMEVPTDKPFSEDQARFFFQDLLRGIEYLHYQRIIHRDVKPSNLLVGEDGHIKIADFGVSNQFEGADALLTSTVGTPAFLAPEALCETRKNFSGKALDVWAMGVTLYCFVFGVCPFMDGRILALHQKIKTQPVELPEHADISDDLKDLLLKMLDKNPETRISIPQIKVHPWVTRHGAEPLPPEDDNCCMLIEVTEEEVENSVKHIPSLATVILVRTMLRKRSFGNPFDWSRKDDRSSLCTRGQTLTEGRAGSVRHCYIHCNYRRKQLSGDGMRNMDLPYVGEDEALS from the exons ATGTTTCCTTGTCATGTAACCCCCTGGCCCTCTGCTGAGCCGCCGGCCTCCTGCAGTAGCCATGCACCCCCAGCGCAGCCCTCACAACCCCTTCCTGATCTACTGTGCAGCTGTCCGGCTCCACCTTTGAACACCCACTCTGAGACGCCATCCCCAGACCCCATGGAGTCCCTCATTGTGGTCACGGAGTACGAACCCAGCAGGCCACCCGGGGAGGCTGGGGAGGAAGAG GTAGAAGAAATGGACAGCTCAGACACACCTGAGCCAGCGTCCTTTGTGGCGGCATCCTTCCGTACTCCATCCTGCGACCTGCTGTCCCACACAGTTAGCCGGCAAGAGGCTCTGCTACCTGAAAGCCAAAGGGGGAGATTAAGTCTGTCGGACAGGAAACTGTCTCTGCAGGAACGCTCGCAAACCGCAACCTCACCCTGTAGCTCCCCAGGACTCAACGGGCGTTATATTTATCCGTCATTACCCTACTCCCCCATCACGTCACCCCACTCCTCTCCACGCTTGCCCCGCCGGCCGACTGTGGAGTCCCACAGTGTGTCCATCACTGACCTCCAG GACTGTGTTCAACTCAACCAGTACAAGCTGAAAGACGAGATTGGAAAG GGCTCCTATGGTGTTGTGAAGCTGGCGTACAATGAAGATGACAACACATACTAT GCGATGAAGGTATTGTCCAAGAAGAGGCTCATGAGGCAAGCAGGTTTCCCAC GGAGACCTCCCCCTCGTGGAGCCAGAGCCGCCCCAGAAGGCCCTTCTCAGCCCAAAGGACCTCTGGAGCGGGTCTATCAAGAGATTGCCATTCTGAAAAAACTAGACCATCCTAATGTAGTGAAACTAGTAGAG GTTTTGGATGATCCCAGCGAGGACCATCTGTACATGG TGTTTGAGCTGGTCAAGCAAGG GGCTGTGATGGAGGTGCCGACAGATAAACCTTTCAGCGAGGACCAGGCTCGCTTTTTCTTCCAGGATCTGCTCAGAGGAATCGAGTATT TACACTACCAGAGGATCATCCACAGAGACGTCAAACCCTCTAATCTGTTGGTGGGAGAAGACGGACACATCAAGATAGCAGACTTTGGAGTCAGTAACCAGTTTGAGGGGGCTGATGCTCTCCTGACTAGCACGGTGGGAACGCCTGCTTTCCTTGCCCCCGAAGCACTCTGTGAGACCAGAAAGAACTTCTCTGGAAAG GCTTTGGATGTATGGGCCATGGGAGTGACACTTTACTGCTTTGTTTTCGGAGTG TGTCCATTTATGGATGGGCGCATCCTTGCTCTTCATCAGAAAATCAAGACACAACCAGTGGAGTTACCTGAACA TGCTGACATATCAGATGATCTCAAAGATTTGTTGCTGAAAATGCTGGACAAGAATCCAGAGACAAGAATATCAATCCCACAGATTAAG GTGCACCCATGGGTGACAAGACATGGTgctgagcccctccctccagaggATGACAACTGTTGTATGCTGATTGAGGTGACggaggaggaagtagagaaCTCTGTTAAACACATCCCGAGCCTGGCGACAGTG ATCCTGGTGAGAACCATGCTGAGGAAGCGCTCTTTTGGAAACCCCTTCGATTGGAGCCGTAAAGACGACCGCAGCAGTTTGTGCACTCGAGGACAAACACTCAC GGAAGGCAGAGCAGGCAGTGTGAGACACTGCTACATTCATTGTAACTACAGAAG GAAACAGCTGAGTGGTGACGGCATGAGGAATATGGACCTGCCCTACGTGGGAGAGGATGAGGCTCTTTCCTGA